The Eleutherodactylus coqui strain aEleCoq1 chromosome 6, aEleCoq1.hap1, whole genome shotgun sequence genome window below encodes:
- the NADK gene encoding NAD kinase isoform X3, protein MQDTMKIFDNVKPRSFPRNTCQWHIQDPASQLLTWNKPPKSVLVIKKVRDASLLQPFKELCVFLTEQKNMIVYVEKKVLEDPAIVNDENFGPVKKKFCTFREDFDDISNQIDFIICLGGDGTLLYASSLFQDSVPPVMAFHLGSLGFLTPFSFDNFQTQVTQVIEGNAALVLRSRLKVKVHKEHKEKKTIVQNGVEENGLMVNQQEKEHGKLTKYQVLNEVVVDRGPSSYLSNVDVFLDGHLITTVQGDGVIVSTPTGSTAYAAAAGASMIHPNVPAIMITPICPHSLSFRPIVVPAGVELKIMLSPDARNTAWVSFDGRKRQEVCHGDSISITTSCYPVPSICFRDPVNDWFDSLAECLHWNVRKKQNHFTGDEEEEY, encoded by the exons GCATATTCAGGACCCTGCGAGCCAGCTACTAACGTGGAACAAGCCACCCAAAAGTGTGCTGGTGATCAAGAAGGTCAGAGATGCCAGTCTGCTGCAACCCTTCAAGGAGCTCTGTGTGTTCCTTACAGAG CAGAAGAACATGATTGTATATGTGGAGAAGAAGGTCTTGGAGGACCCGGCCATTGTGAACGACGAGAATTTTGGACCAGTCAAGAAGAAGTTTTGCACTTTTAGAGAAG ATTTTGATGACATCTCCAACCAGATTGACTTCATCATTTGCCTCGGAGGAGACGGGACCCTGCTGTATGCATCGTCACTTTTCCAG GACAGTGTCCCTCCTGTCATGGCTTTTCACTTGGGATCACTGGGGTTTCTAACCCCATTTAGCTTTGACAACTTCCAGACTCAAGTCACTCAGGTTATAGAAG GTAACGCGGCGCTTGTCCTCCGCAGCAGGCTAAAAGTGAAGGTACACAAAGAACATAAAGAGAAGAAGACGATAGTTCAGAACGGTGTGGAGGAGAACGGCCTTATGGTCAACCAGCAGGAGAAGGAACATGGCAAACTAACGAAGTATCAG GTCCTGAATGAAGTGGTGGTGGACAGAGGCCCTTCTTCTTACCTATCCAATGTAGATGTCTTCCTAGATGGGCATCTCATCACTACAGTTCAAGGAGATG GGGTCATTGTGTCTACCCCAACTGGGAGTACCGCATATGCAGCTGCAGCCGGAGCCTCCATGATTCATCCAAACGTACCAGCCATTATGATCACCCCTATCTGTCCCCATTCTCTATCCTTCCGACCAATAGTGGTACCTGCTGGGGTGGAGTTAAAG ATAATGCTTTCACCTGATGCCAGGAACACAGCCTGGGTCTCATTTGATGGGAGGAAGAGGCAAGAGGTCTGCCATGGAGACAG TATTAGCATCACTACCTCTTGTTACCCGGTCCCTTCCATCTGTTTCCGTGACCCGGTCAACGACTGGTTCGACAGCCTGGCTGAGTGTTTACATTGGAATGTCCGCAAGAAGCAAAACCATTTCACAGGTGACGAGGAAGAGGAGTACTAG